A single Pantoea rwandensis DNA region contains:
- the fghA gene encoding S-formylglutathione hydrolase, with protein sequence MASTLELLEEHRIFGGWQQRWRHQSAVLNCPMTFSIFLPPPQADTPPPVVWFLAGLTCSDENFTTKAGAQRVAAELGLVLIMPDTSPRGDEVANDSGYDLGQGAGFYLNATQQPWAAHYRMFDYLSEELPALVAGNFKVSDRQSVMGHSMGGHGALVLALRQGGRFASASAFAPIVNPTEVPWGQKAFSAYLGEDRQTWREWDSCLLMREVEQRLPILIDQGDSDQFLADQLRPERLEAVAREQGFPLELRVQPGYDHSYFFIASFVEDHLRFHAKHLLV encoded by the coding sequence ATGGCATCCACTCTGGAACTGCTGGAAGAACATCGTATCTTCGGCGGCTGGCAGCAGCGCTGGCGTCATCAGTCGGCGGTGCTGAACTGCCCGATGACCTTCAGCATTTTCCTGCCGCCACCGCAGGCTGACACGCCGCCGCCGGTGGTGTGGTTTCTCGCCGGACTGACCTGTAGCGACGAGAATTTCACCACCAAAGCCGGTGCACAGCGTGTTGCCGCTGAGCTGGGTCTGGTGCTGATAATGCCGGACACCAGTCCGCGCGGTGACGAAGTGGCCAATGACAGTGGTTACGATCTCGGTCAGGGCGCAGGTTTCTACCTCAACGCCACGCAGCAACCCTGGGCGGCGCACTATCGTATGTTCGATTATCTCAGTGAAGAGTTGCCAGCCCTGGTGGCGGGCAACTTCAAGGTGAGCGATCGTCAGTCGGTAATGGGCCATTCGATGGGCGGCCATGGCGCGCTGGTGCTGGCGTTGCGTCAGGGTGGCCGTTTTGCTTCGGCTTCCGCGTTCGCACCGATTGTGAATCCAACTGAAGTACCGTGGGGACAAAAAGCGTTCAGCGCCTATCTGGGTGAAGATCGCCAGACGTGGCGCGAATGGGACAGTTGTTTGCTGATGCGCGAAGTGGAACAGCGTTTGCCGATTCTGATCGATCAGGGGGATAGCGATCAGTTCCTCGCCGATCAGTTACGTCCGGAGCGCCTTGAAGCAGTAGCGCGTGAGCAGGGTTTCCCGCTGGAGCTGCGTGTACAGCCGGGTTACGACCACAGCTACTTCTTTATCGCCAGCTTTGTCGAGGACCATCTGCGGTTCCACGCGAAGCATCTGTTGGTATAA
- a CDS encoding ABC transporter ATP-binding protein yields MEQGLRLSHFYAGYPKRKVIEDLNVPALPRGKITVLLGPNGCGKSTLLRALAGLNKGQGELWLNGEELMTQPFARRAQRVVYLPQSLPAGVHLHVLESIIVAQRASGGLHSASSEAEIMHLLEQLGIAHLAMRYLDQLSGGQKQLVGLAQSLIRRPELLLLDEPLSALDLNYQFHVMDLVRRETRLRNIVTVVVVHDINIALRHADHALMLKEGTLLADGEPSQVITPDTLAQVYGVRGRIEHCSQGMPQVMIDGLVAESLV; encoded by the coding sequence ATGGAACAGGGTTTACGTCTCAGCCATTTCTACGCCGGTTATCCGAAGCGTAAAGTCATTGAAGATCTCAACGTCCCGGCACTGCCGCGCGGAAAAATCACCGTGCTGCTGGGCCCGAACGGCTGCGGTAAATCGACGCTGTTGCGTGCGCTGGCCGGCCTGAACAAAGGGCAGGGCGAACTGTGGCTGAACGGCGAAGAGTTAATGACCCAGCCGTTTGCACGCCGTGCGCAGCGCGTGGTATATCTGCCGCAAAGCTTACCGGCGGGCGTGCATCTGCATGTGCTGGAATCGATTATCGTGGCGCAGCGTGCGTCCGGTGGCTTGCACAGCGCGTCGAGTGAAGCCGAGATCATGCACTTGCTGGAACAGTTGGGTATTGCTCATCTGGCGATGCGTTATCTGGATCAGCTGTCTGGTGGTCAGAAACAGCTGGTGGGCCTGGCGCAATCGCTGATTCGCCGTCCTGAACTGCTGCTGCTGGATGAGCCGCTGAGTGCGCTCGATCTTAATTACCAGTTCCATGTGATGGATTTGGTGCGCCGCGAAACCCGCCTGCGCAATATCGTCACGGTAGTGGTGGTGCATGATATCAACATCGCACTGCGTCATGCCGATCATGCTTTGATGCTGAAAGAGGGCACTCTGCTGGCTGACGGCGAGCCGTCGCAGGTGATCACGCCGGACACGCTGGCGCAGGTGTATGGCGTGCGCGGGCGTATTGAACACTGCTCGCAGGGCATGCCGCAGGTGATGATTGATGGTTTAGTGGCGGAATCGCTGGTCTAA